A region from the Peromyscus leucopus breed LL Stock chromosome 9, UCI_PerLeu_2.1, whole genome shotgun sequence genome encodes:
- the LOC114698800 gene encoding DNA-directed RNA polymerases I, II, and III subunit RPABC4-like: MDTQKDIQPPKQQPMIYICGECHTENEIKSKDPIRCRECGYRIMYKKRTKRLVVFDAR; encoded by the coding sequence ATGGACACTCAGAAAGACATTCAGCCCCCAAAGCAGCAGCCAATGATATATATTTGTGGAGAGTGTCACACcgaaaatgaaataaagtccaAGGATCCAATCAGATGCAGAGAATGTGGATACAGAATAATGTACAAGAAGAGGACTAAAAGATTGGTGGTCTTTGATGCTCGATAA